From Woronichinia naegeliana WA131, the proteins below share one genomic window:
- a CDS encoding tetratricopeptide repeat protein, whose translation MDLENSLRNLWIWSVIIMVYGFGNQTPTEFKRNLGKRMNEPLAKTIAVVNQSSVDNQTNIITINGQQASLIYSDPLPDRRFFQGRTEQQAELRAWMADRHVSLIGLRGEGGIGKSTLMAQVFADSPDFRGKFWADVRSQTSMTVLAARALQEFGVLPEQVENIEEKDLIPRLLRLLQQGRYLLAIDNLESVLTPQGAWLSGYEQFWQGFQDIGSESVLLLASREYPPRYLGFLRSRWQLLDQGLTTVEGAALLAALEVEDSQQNRERASEQVQGNPLALSLIAGWLRVTFWPGQRFLQSLEGWQQLVGSHRGEKLTVEQVLQWSLDRLTETQRLLLAQLSVLRGAFGLELAQALFPDAVVTMEILEDLERRSILQYLSPGEFRFQPRLREFVKERTADLTTAHERAIVYFWEHRLKIWDNDTPLSGIAEYEETFYHECQLGRYQDAFGAVSVCDNCLRLRGHYTTLLDLYDQLHQDWQPMIEERQNYGELCNRLGLVYDSLGKYQEALNFHQQSLEIQRKIGNIQREATSLMNLGNVYYSLGKYQEALNLYQQSLEIQREIGNRNEEAKALGNLGSVYNSLGKYQEALNFYQQSLEIQREIGDIQGEAYSLMGLGNVYDSLGKYQEALNFHQQSLEIQREISDMNGEAKALGNLGVVYSLLGQYQEGLNFYQQSLEIQREIGDIQGEAYSLDNLGSVYNLLGQCQEALKYHQQSLEIKREIGDITGEANSLINLGSVYYSLDQYQEALNFYQQSLAIKREIGDMNGEETSLYNIGLTLTLLDQHDEALEYLQKALTINQNLGLDHKIEKCKQVISKLNQKKEKSLARKRLQKYGLWFVAGLALTILIWYLKK comes from the coding sequence ATGGATTTGGAAAACTCCCTACGGAATTTATGGATTTGGTCTGTAATCATTATGGTTTATGGATTTGGAAACCAAACCCCTACGGAATTTAAACGGAATTTGGGTAAACGAATGAATGAACCATTAGCCAAAACAATTGCAGTAGTCAACCAAAGTTCTGTCGATAATCAGACCAATATCATTACGATTAATGGTCAACAAGCTTCTTTGATTTACAGTGATCCCTTACCCGATCGCCGTTTTTTCCAGGGTAGGACGGAGCAACAGGCAGAATTACGAGCTTGGATGGCCGATCGCCATGTTTCTCTGATTGGATTGCGGGGGGAAGGCGGCATCGGTAAATCAACGCTGATGGCCCAGGTTTTTGCCGATTCTCCCGATTTTAGGGGCAAATTTTGGGCAGATGTGCGATCGCAGACTTCGATGACAGTGTTGGCGGCGAGGGCCTTACAGGAATTTGGGGTTTTGCCTGAACAGGTGGAAAATATCGAGGAAAAAGACCTCATTCCCCGTTTATTGCGGCTACTTCAGCAGGGGCGTTATTTGTTGGCCATTGATAATTTGGAATCGGTGTTAACGCCCCAAGGAGCCTGGCTGAGTGGTTATGAGCAGTTTTGGCAGGGTTTTCAGGATATTGGCAGTGAAAGTGTGCTGTTGTTAGCGAGTCGGGAATATCCGCCCCGTTATCTGGGTTTTCTGCGATCGCGTTGGCAACTGCTCGATCAAGGTTTAACGACGGTGGAAGGTGCGGCGTTATTGGCGGCGTTGGAAGTGGAGGACAGCCAACAAAATCGGGAACGGGCATCGGAGCAGGTACAGGGCAATCCCTTGGCGTTGTCGTTGATAGCGGGTTGGTTGCGGGTGACTTTTTGGCCAGGTCAGCGTTTTTTGCAGTCTTTGGAAGGTTGGCAGCAGTTAGTGGGTTCCCATCGCGGCGAAAAGTTAACGGTTGAGCAGGTTTTGCAGTGGAGTTTAGACCGTCTAACGGAGACGCAACGGTTGTTATTGGCACAGTTGTCGGTTTTGCGCGGGGCATTTGGGCTGGAGCTTGCCCAGGCGTTGTTTCCTGATGCAGTGGTGACGATGGAGATTTTGGAGGATTTAGAGCGGCGGTCTATTCTGCAATATCTGAGTCCAGGGGAGTTTCGGTTTCAGCCTCGTTTGCGGGAATTTGTGAAGGAACGAACGGCGGATTTAACGACAGCCCACGAGCGAGCGATTGTTTATTTTTGGGAGCATCGTCTGAAAATTTGGGACAATGATACGCCCTTATCAGGAATTGCGGAGTATGAGGAAACTTTTTATCACGAGTGTCAATTAGGGCGTTATCAAGATGCGTTTGGTGCGGTATCGGTCTGCGACAATTGTTTAAGATTGCGGGGTCATTACACAACATTGCTTGATCTTTATGATCAACTTCATCAAGATTGGCAACCAATGATCGAAGAAAGGCAAAACTATGGAGAGCTTTGTAACAGACTGGGACTTGTGTATGATTCGTTAGGGAAGTACCAAGAGGCTCTTAATTTTCATCAGCAATCCTTAGAGATTCAACGTAAGATCGGAAATATTCAACGAGAGGCAACTTCTTTAATGAATCTGGGGAATGTGTATTATTCATTAGGAAAGTACCAAGAGGCTCTCAATCTTTATCAGCAATCTTTAGAGATTCAACGTGAGATCGGCAATCGCAATGAAGAAGCAAAAGCTTTAGGCAATCTGGGGAGTGTATATAATTCGTTAGGAAAGTACCAAGAGGCTCTCAATTTTTATCAGCAATCCTTAGAGATTCAACGTGAGATCGGCGATATTCAAGGAGAAGCATATTCTTTAATGGGTCTGGGGAATGTTTATGATTCGTTAGGGAAGTACCAAGAGGCTCTCAATTTTCATCAGCAATCCTTAGAGATTCAACGTGAGATCAGCGATATGAATGGAGAAGCAAAAGCTTTAGGCAATCTGGGGGTTGTATATAGTTTATTAGGACAGTACCAAGAGGGTCTCAATTTTTATCAGCAATCCTTAGAGATTCAACGTGAGATCGGTGATATTCAAGGAGAAGCATATTCTTTAGACAATCTGGGGAGTGTATATAATTTGTTGGGACAGTGCCAAGAGGCTCTCAAATATCATCAGCAATCTTTAGAGATTAAACGTGAGATCGGCGATATTACTGGAGAAGCAAATTCTTTAATAAATCTGGGAAGTGTGTATTATTCGTTAGACCAGTACCAAGAGGCTCTCAATTTTTATCAGCAATCCTTGGCAATTAAACGTGAGATTGGCGATATGAATGGAGAAGAAACTTCATTATATAATATAGGACTTACTCTAACTCTTCTTGATCAACACGACGAAGCATTAGAATACTTACAAAAAGCCCTTACCATCAATCAAAATCTTGGGCTTGATCATAAAATCGAAAAATGCAAACAGGTAATCAGTAAACTCAATCAGAAAAAAGAAAAATCTTTAGCTCGAAAACGTTTACAAAAATATGGACTCTGGTTCGTCGCTGGCCTAGCCTTAACTATCCTTATCTGGTATCTCAAAAAATAA
- a CDS encoding GUN4 domain-containing protein, whose amino-acid sequence MSPKPTVSPLPTTATLVSPSTGIDYTPLKNLLAEQKWQQANELTRSLLLKAMNRDLQGWLTAEDIAKLACWDLKTVDDLWTQASNGRFGFSVQYGIFISTGNKPGRLMAPEAYDKFGDQVGWRKNNEWILFKQGLDYSLNAPRGHLPNPRDEYQINGGRLDYTNLTKRINDCQLVTIPTLPSVLPAIPSSVPKKNK is encoded by the coding sequence ATGTCTCCAAAACCAACGGTGTCCCCTCTCCCCACGACCGCGACCCTGGTCTCTCCAAGCACAGGCATCGACTATACTCCTTTAAAAAATTTACTGGCCGAGCAAAAGTGGCAACAGGCTAATGAACTGACGCGATCGCTACTGCTCAAAGCGATGAATCGTGATCTCCAGGGCTGGCTCACGGCGGAAGATATTGCTAAACTGGCTTGCTGGGATTTGAAAACTGTGGATGATCTTTGGACTCAGGCTTCCAACGGACGTTTTGGCTTTAGTGTCCAATACGGTATTTTTATTAGTACAGGAAATAAACCAGGACGATTAATGGCACCAGAAGCCTACGATAAATTTGGAGATCAGGTCGGCTGGCGTAAAAATAACGAATGGATACTATTTAAACAAGGTTTAGATTATAGCCTTAATGCCCCTAGAGGTCATCTTCCTAATCCCAGGGATGAGTATCAAATCAATGGCGGTCGCTTAGACTATACTAACTTAACTAAACGGATCAATGATTGTCAGTTGGTAACGATTCCAACCCTACCAAGCGTATTGCCTGCCATTCCAAGTTCTGTCCCGAAAAAAAACAAATAA
- a CDS encoding aspartate carbamoyltransferase catalytic subunit produces MMGFTWTRSHILGLSDWQAAEYDALLQTATSFRDVLAGQTKKVPALQGQVVTNLFFEPSTRTRSSFELAAKRLSADVMNFAPGSSSLTKGETILDTAKTYLAMGTDIMVIRHQQAGVPQLIATAMDQLGAGVKVLNAGDGQHEHPSQALLDLYTMTTLLEPEQPCLAVLKGKKIAIVGDILHSRVARSNIWSLTAAGADVHLAGPPTLLPELFAKMIDSQTAGKLTLHWQLEPALVEADFVMTLRLQKERMTAHLLPSLREYHQQFGITRDRLKVCQETVKVMHPGPVNRGVELSSDLMDDPRLSLIQDQVTSGVAIRMALLYLIGTSTDTE; encoded by the coding sequence ATGATGGGTTTTACTTGGACGCGATCGCATATTTTAGGCTTGTCGGACTGGCAAGCAGCGGAATATGATGCCCTCTTACAAACAGCAACAAGTTTTCGGGATGTATTAGCAGGACAGACAAAAAAGGTTCCGGCCCTTCAGGGTCAGGTCGTTACTAATCTATTTTTTGAACCTTCTACTCGTACCCGCAGTAGTTTTGAATTGGCGGCCAAACGGCTCTCGGCTGATGTGATGAACTTTGCGCCTGGGAGTTCTTCGCTCACCAAGGGGGAAACCATTCTAGATACCGCTAAAACCTATCTGGCCATGGGAACCGATATTATGGTCATTCGCCATCAACAGGCGGGGGTTCCCCAACTAATCGCCACAGCCATGGATCAGTTAGGGGCAGGGGTGAAAGTTTTAAATGCTGGAGATGGTCAACACGAACACCCTTCCCAGGCTCTGTTAGATCTCTATACCATGACCACTTTGCTAGAACCAGAGCAACCCTGTTTAGCCGTCTTAAAAGGTAAAAAAATCGCGATCGTGGGGGATATTCTCCATTCCCGTGTAGCACGGTCTAATATTTGGAGTTTGACAGCCGCCGGAGCCGATGTTCATCTGGCCGGGCCACCCACGCTTTTACCAGAATTATTTGCGAAGATGATCGACAGTCAAACCGCCGGAAAATTAACGCTCCATTGGCAATTGGAACCCGCCCTGGTTGAGGCAGATTTTGTGATGACTCTACGCCTACAAAAAGAGCGGATGACCGCCCATTTATTGCCCAGTTTACGGGAATATCATCAACAGTTTGGCATTACCCGCGATCGCCTTAAGGTCTGCCAAGAAACCGTAAAAGTGATGCACCCTGGCCCTGTTAATCGGGGTGTGGAACTAAGTTCAGATCTGATGGATGACCCACGATTAAGCCTCATTCAAGATCAAGTCACCAGTGGTGTAGCTATTCGCATGGCCTTGCTCTATTTGATCGGAACATCCACCGATACTGAATAG